Genomic window (Thomasclavelia spiroformis DSM 1552):
TTGGTGTAGTAATTAAGCATTTGATTTTAAATTTGATATTATATAAACAATAATTTTGTAGGAGGGAAAGTGTGTATGAAGGTAATTAAAAGAGATGGACAAAAAGTTGATTTTGATGCATCAAAAATTGAAAATGCAATCTTAAAAGCGATGAAATGTGGTAGCGGAATTGTTGATACCAAATGTGCTCATGATATTGCTGTTGAAATTGAAAAATGGCATGAGTTTGATGGAAATAATATTTCAATTTATCGTATTGAAGGACAAGTTTTTGAAAAGTTAATTGAAAAAGGACAAATTTTAACAGCTAAGGCATATGAGGGTTATCGTAAGGTAAGAGAATTTCAACGTGAAACTAATACAATCGATAATGAAATTTATGGAATTGTTAATCAAACTAATAAGGAAGCAATGGAAGAAAACTCTAATAAAGATGCTACTGTTTTAGCAACTCAAAGAGATTTGATTGCAGGTGAATTTTCTAGAGATTATTGTCGTAGATTGTTGTTGCCTCCAAAGATTGTTCAAGCTCATGATGATGGAATTATTCATTTTCATGATATGGATTATTATATTCAAAAGATGCATAATTGCGATTTAGTTAATTTAAAGGATATGTTTGCTAAAGGAACAGTAATTAATGATAAATTAATTGAAACACCTAAATCATTGCAAACAGCTTGTACAGTTGCAACACAAATTGTACAACAAGTTGCAAATGGTCAATATGGTGGACAAACGATTTCATTAGCTCATTTATCTCCATATGTAAGATTAAGCTATGAAAAGCATCAACGTAATGTTCGTCGAGAAGGTCAATTAGTAGGAATAGATTATACTCAAGAACAAATTGATAAAATTGCTAATGCAAGATTAAAAGATGAAATTAAAGCGGGAATTCAAACAATTCAGTATCAAATTAATACATTCTCTACTACAAATGGACAAGCACCATTTTTATCAGTATTTATGTATTTAAGAGAAGAGCCTGAATATATTAAAGAAACAGCAATGTTAATTGAAGAAACATTAAGACAAAGATATGTTGGAATGAAGAATCCAGTTGGTGCATATGTAACACCAGCATTTCCTAAATTACTTTATGTATTGGATGATAATAATGTACCTCAAGATAGTGAATATCGTTATTTAACAGATTTAGCTGTAAAATGTGTTTCTAAACGAATGATGCCTGATTTTATTTCTGCTAAAATTATGAGAGAAAATTATGAAGGTGAAGTATTCCCATGTATGGGATGTCGTAGCTTCTTATCACCTTGGAAAGATGAAAATGGCGAATATAAATGGTATGGTCGTTTTAATCAAGGGGTCGTAACATTAAATTTAGCTGATGCGGGATTATCTGCGAACCATAATCTTGAAGTTTTTTGGAAAATTTTAGATGAAAGACTTGAATTATGTAAAGAAGCATTATTATTAAGACATGAAAGTTTAAAAGGAACAGTCGGTGATGTTAGTCCAATTCACTGGCGTTATGGGGCATTAGCTCGTTTAAAATCAGGTGAAACAATTGATAAGTTATTAGAAAATGGATATTCAACAATTTCTTTAGGTTATATTGGATTATATGAATGTGTTGTTGCTTTAATTGGTAGTACGCATACTTCTAAAGAAGGTAATGAACTAGCAACAAAGATCATGGAACGTTTAAGAGAAGCTTGTGATAGTTGGAAAAAAGAAACAGGACTTGGATTTGGTTTATATGGAACGCCAGCTGAATCAACTACATATACTTTTGCAAAAGCATTGAAAAAACGTTTTGGAATTGTAGAGGGAATTACAGATAAAGATTATTTAACTAATTCTTATCATGTTAATGTTAGAGAACATATTGATGCCTTTGATAAACTTGGAATAGAAGCAAAATTCCAAAAACTTTCATCAGGTGGAGCAATTAGTTATGTTGAAGTTACAAATATGTCTGAAAATTTAGATGCTCTTAGTGAATTGATTGATTATATGTATGAAACTATTCAATATGCAGAAATTAATACAAAATCTGATTATTGCCAAGAATGTGGTTATGATGGTGAAATTTTATTAGATGAAAATCGTGAATGGTATTGTCCAAATTGTGGTAACAGAAATCATAAAACTTTAAATGTATGTCGTCGTACTTGCGGGTATTTAGGTGATAATTTCTGGAATCAAGGAAGAACTCAAGAAATAGCTGAACGTTTTGTTCATTTAGATAATCACTTGTTAGGTGAGTAGTAATGAGATATGCACAAATTAGAAAAACAGATATAGCAAATGGTGAAGGTATAAGGGTTTCTTTATATGTTCAAGGATGTCACCGTCATTGTTTTAATTGTTTTAATCAAGAAACATGGGATTTTTGTGGTGGTGAAGAATTTGATGTTGATATTGAAAATACTTTGATTGATTTAATTAAACGTCCACATATTTCTGGGTTAACAGTTCTTGGTGGAGAACCGTTAGAGTTAGAAAATAGAAATGATGTTTTTAGATTATTAAAACGAGTTAAAGAATGCTGTAAAGATAAAACAATCTGGCTTTATTCAGCTTTTCTGTATGAAGATATTAAGAATTTTGATGTTGATATATTATCTTATGTAGATGTATTAGTTGATGGTCCATTTGTAGATGGATTAAAGGATCGTAAGCTTAGGTTTAGAGGTTCATCTAATCAAAGGATTATTGATGTACCAAAATCTTTAGAAAATGATAAGATTGTTTTATATGCAGATAGTAGATTTTATAAATAATTGATTAAAGACTGCTGTAATTAAAATAACAAAATATTACCAGAAGTAAGATAAATATATCTTCTTCTGGTTTTTAATTATAGAAAAAGTATTCTTGAACCTAGATTTTTAAGAGTATATAATATAGATGTTAATCATAGCTATAGTTAAAGAATCAAACGAAATTTTTCGTTTGATGATTTGATTAGATGTTTTTAATCTCTTTAGCTATTATAGCTTTAGTAGGCGAATTTACGCCTTTTTCTTTTATAAGTCTTTTTATGATATACGTTGTTTTAAAAGTATTTTTAGTTATTATAAAAGGTTTATTTAAAAGACAAAATTTATATTAATGTACATTATTAGCTAAATATATGCTATACTATTTTTGTCAAAAAAATTATAGGGAGTAGAAAAATGATCGGTTATTATAGTTATACGGTTATTCTTACATATTTGTCGTTAGTGTTTGCAATGGCAGGAATTCATTTGTCATTTAATGGAATGTACCAGTGGGCATTTATATGTTTAATAATGTGTGGTATTTGTGATACATTTGATGGAATGGTAGCTCGTAGCAAGAAAAATCGCACTGATGAAGAAAAGCGCTTTGGAATTCAAATTGATTCATTATGTGATTTAGTTGCTTTTGGAGTTTTTCCAGCTATTCTAGGATATAATGTAGGTTTAAGTTCAATTGGATGGCTAGCAATAGAGATTTTTTATGTTTTAGCAGCTGTTATAAGATTAGCTTATTTTAATGTTAAAGAAGAAACTAGGCAACAAGAAACAGATGAAAAAAGAAAGTATTATCAAGGATTACCTGTAACAACTTCTTCTTTTATTTTGCCATTAGCTTATGCATTTAGATATGTTATTTTTGAATTATCATATTTATATGGGGCATTGATGTTAATTACAGGAATTTTATTTATTGTTGATTTTAAAGTACCTAAGGTTCAATCAAAAGGATTAGTGGCTTTAGGAATACTTGTTATTATAGAGTTGATTCAGATTGTGGTGATGAAATGATAGTTGTTGATCGCTTGGGAAATGTTATAACTAATGGTGAAAAACAAAATAATTTGTTGGAAAAACTTTATGGTACAGTTATTGGCAGATGTGTTTTAAAAATTCTTGTTTGTCGGTTTGTTAGTAACATTGGCGGCTGGTATATGAATTCTAGTTTGTCTAAACATATGATAAAATCGTTTATTGAAGAAAATAAAATTGATATGTCGCAGTATATTGATAAGAAATTTACAAGTTATAATGATTTTTTTACGCGTAAGATAATCGAAGGAAAACGTCCTTTTTTAGTGAATGATAATGTGTTAATTAGTCCTGCGGATTCTAAATTATCATGTTATCGAATAGATGATGATAGTTGTTTTCTGATAAAGAATACATTATATTCTTTATCAGATTTATTGAATAATGATATATTGGCTAAGGAATATTTAAATGGCTATTGTTTGATTTTTAGATTGAGTGTAGATGATTATCATCGCTATAGTTATATTGATGATGGAAAAATTGTTGAAAGTAAATATATACCGGGTGAATTTCATACGGTTAATCCTATAGCCAATGATTATTATCCAATTTATAAGCGTAATAGTCGTAATTATACTATTATTGAATCAAAGAATTTTGGAAAGCTGATTCAAATGGAAGTTGGAGCCATGATGGTTGGTAAAATTGTGAATTATGACAAAAAATATTGTCATAAAGGTGAAGAAAAGGGATATTTTGAATTTGGTGGATCTACAGTAATTATTTTATTTAAAGATAATCAAGTGATTATTGATGATGATATTATTAAAAATACAAATGAAGATAAAGAAACTGTGGTAAAATTAGGTGAAACTATAGGTAAGAAGTACTCAAGGGAGGTTAAATAATGACAAAAATAATTGCAATCACAAATCAAAAAGGCGGAGTTGGAAAAACAACTACTAGTATTAATTTAGCAGCGGCACTTGCAAAAGCTAAAAATAGGGTACTTCTAGTTGATATGGATCCCCAAGCTAATGCTACACAAGGTATTGGAATTGATCGTGATAATATTGAATTGTCAACATATAATATTATTGTTGAAGAATGTGAGATGAAAGATGTAATTGTTCCTTCATATATTGCTAAGTTAGATGTTGCTCCTGGGAGTATTGATTTAGCAGGTGCTGATTTAGAGTTAGCAAATATAAAAAGAGGGCGTGAACAGCGTTTAAAAAAAGCAATAGATCAAATAAAAGATGATTATAATTATATAATTATTGATTGCCCTCCAGCATTAGGGTTATTAAATACTAATGCTCTTACTGCTTGTGATTCAGTTTTAATTCCAGTGCAATGTGAGTATTATGCATTAGAGGGATTAACACAGTTATTAAATACAATTTTATTAACACAAAGTGTTTTTAATCCACGTTTGACAATAGAAGGTATTTTATTGACAATGTTAGATCAACGAACTAATCTTGGAGTTGAAGTTTCCCAAGAAGTTCGTAAATATTTTAAGGAAAAGGTTTATAAAACTGCAATTCCAAGAAATATTAAATTATCTGAAGCACCATCAGAAGGATTGGCTATTTTTGATTATGATAATAATTCAGAAGGTGCCAGAGCATATCGAGATTTTGCAAAGGAAGTGTGTAAACGTAATGCCAAGTAATACAAAAAAAAGTACGGCTACAAAAAAGAGCAGTACAGTTAAAAATAAAAAATTAGGTAAAGGACTAGATGCTATTTTTGGTGGTGATATTTCTGCGTTAATTGATGACATTGAAAAAAATACACCAGAAACAAAGCACATTAATATTTCTTTAGATGAAATTCGTCCAAATCCTTATCAGCCACGTAAGTTGTTTGATGAAGAAAAATTAGAAGAATTAGCTATATCAATTAAAGAACATGGGATTTTTCAACCAGTTATTTTAAAATCATCTATCCAAGGCTATGAGATTGTAGCCGGTGAAAGAAGATGTCGTGCTGCTAAAAAGGCTGGTTTAAGTACTGTTCCAGCAATCATCGTTGATTTTACTGATGATCAAATGATGGAAATAGCATTGTTAGAAAATATTCAAAGAGAAGATTTAAATTCAATTGAAGAAGCGAAAGCTTATTTATCGATGATGGATAAATTAGGACTTACTCAAGAACAGCTAGCAAAAAGAATTGGTAAATCACGAAGCTATATTGCTAATACGCTTAGATTGTTACAGTTACCTGAGATGATTCAAAATTATGTATTAGAGGGAAAAATGTCAATGGGGCATGCTCGTTGTTTAATAACATTACCAAAAGAAAAAGCTGAGGCTCTTGCTAAACGTTGTATCGATGAAGGACTATCTGTTCGAGACGTAGAAAATGTGGTTAAAGGAATTGAGTTAGGAAATAGTCGTAAAGAACGTCCTAAAGTGATAAAATCTAAAGAATTGGTTTATGTTGAAGGGTTATTAAGAAAGAAGTTTAGAACAAAAATTAAAGTTGATGAAAATACTTTAACAATAAAATATACTGATACTAAAGATTTAAATCGTATTTTGGAATTAATGGGTGTAATTGAAGAAAGCTAGGTTACTAGCTTTTTATATGTTTATAGAAAATAAAAAAGGCGCAACGTGGAGAGGGAGTTGCGCCATTTAATATTATAATGGCTAAATTTTTATAATCCATACAATGAGTATCCTAAATAGTAGAAATAGTCCTTTTTTAATAAAATTTAGAGTATATCTAATAATTGAACATACAATATTAATATGTTATTATTTGATAAATGTTTATTATTTTATGGAGGAAATATGAGTGGAAATAAAGTCAAAATAATGTCACAGGGGGCTATGTTGGCATCATTATTTGGTGTTTTAGGACTGATAAATATATATACTGGAAGTATTTTTGATATTATTTTTTCATATATAATGGTCTTGGCTCTTGCGTATTATGCATATTTATATGATTATAAAGCCGCTTTAAGTGTACTGGTAGTAACATTTGTTGTGCTTTTTTTAGTAGGAGAAATGTTTTTTGCTTTGTATGCTAGTATCACTTTAATTCTTGGGGTTTTTTATGGGTATTGTTTGCATAATAATAAAAGTAAACGTTTTTCTAAATATGGTCTAATAGTTGTATCCGCACTAAAAAATTTTATTATTTTCTTTTTGATGGGCGGACTTTTAGGAATTGATGTTTATAAAGAAGGATTAGAGATATATCGTGATATAATGAATGTTATTCCTTGGTTAAAAAATATTGTTACGCCAGAAATTGGTTTTGCATTATTGTGGATATTTATGTTTGTATGTGAATCATATGTAATTAGATCATACTTTGATATTATTATCGGTAAATTAAGTAAACGAAATAAATGTTAGTATAGTTTATAAAATTCTGTTTTAAGTAGTGACTATGTTATAATGAAGTTATTAAGGGTGGTGAGTGTAATGACGGTAAAGATGTCGAGGCTAAAAAATATTGTTATAGTTTTATTGTTATGTGAAATTGTTTTAGCAATATTAGGACATATTTTTATATCTAGTAGTACTTCTTTAACATTATTAATATATATATTTGTTAAAAATATAATAATTATTAGTATTATATTTTATGCTATTAGCATTATTAAAGATAATAATATGAGTGTTAGTGATGTTTTAGGTGATGAGGCTAAAAATGCACTTATTTTTGGAGGAATTGGATTAGTTAAATATGATGAAAATAGAAATGTTGTATGGGTAAGTGATTTGCTTCATGAGATGGATATAAATATTATTGGT
Coding sequences:
- the nrdD gene encoding anaerobic ribonucleoside-triphosphate reductase; the encoded protein is MKVIKRDGQKVDFDASKIENAILKAMKCGSGIVDTKCAHDIAVEIEKWHEFDGNNISIYRIEGQVFEKLIEKGQILTAKAYEGYRKVREFQRETNTIDNEIYGIVNQTNKEAMEENSNKDATVLATQRDLIAGEFSRDYCRRLLLPPKIVQAHDDGIIHFHDMDYYIQKMHNCDLVNLKDMFAKGTVINDKLIETPKSLQTACTVATQIVQQVANGQYGGQTISLAHLSPYVRLSYEKHQRNVRREGQLVGIDYTQEQIDKIANARLKDEIKAGIQTIQYQINTFSTTNGQAPFLSVFMYLREEPEYIKETAMLIEETLRQRYVGMKNPVGAYVTPAFPKLLYVLDDNNVPQDSEYRYLTDLAVKCVSKRMMPDFISAKIMRENYEGEVFPCMGCRSFLSPWKDENGEYKWYGRFNQGVVTLNLADAGLSANHNLEVFWKILDERLELCKEALLLRHESLKGTVGDVSPIHWRYGALARLKSGETIDKLLENGYSTISLGYIGLYECVVALIGSTHTSKEGNELATKIMERLREACDSWKKETGLGFGLYGTPAESTTYTFAKALKKRFGIVEGITDKDYLTNSYHVNVREHIDAFDKLGIEAKFQKLSSGGAISYVEVTNMSENLDALSELIDYMYETIQYAEINTKSDYCQECGYDGEILLDENREWYCPNCGNRNHKTLNVCRRTCGYLGDNFWNQGRTQEIAERFVHLDNHLLGE
- the nrdG gene encoding anaerobic ribonucleoside-triphosphate reductase activating protein, whose amino-acid sequence is MRYAQIRKTDIANGEGIRVSLYVQGCHRHCFNCFNQETWDFCGGEEFDVDIENTLIDLIKRPHISGLTVLGGEPLELENRNDVFRLLKRVKECCKDKTIWLYSAFLYEDIKNFDVDILSYVDVLVDGPFVDGLKDRKLRFRGSSNQRIIDVPKSLENDKIVLYADSRFYK
- a CDS encoding CDP-alcohol phosphatidyltransferase family protein; translated protein: MIGYYSYTVILTYLSLVFAMAGIHLSFNGMYQWAFICLIMCGICDTFDGMVARSKKNRTDEEKRFGIQIDSLCDLVAFGVFPAILGYNVGLSSIGWLAIEIFYVLAAVIRLAYFNVKEETRQQETDEKRKYYQGLPVTTSSFILPLAYAFRYVIFELSYLYGALMLITGILFIVDFKVPKVQSKGLVALGILVIIELIQIVVMK
- a CDS encoding phosphatidylserine decarboxylase, which codes for MIVVDRLGNVITNGEKQNNLLEKLYGTVIGRCVLKILVCRFVSNIGGWYMNSSLSKHMIKSFIEENKIDMSQYIDKKFTSYNDFFTRKIIEGKRPFLVNDNVLISPADSKLSCYRIDDDSCFLIKNTLYSLSDLLNNDILAKEYLNGYCLIFRLSVDDYHRYSYIDDGKIVESKYIPGEFHTVNPIANDYYPIYKRNSRNYTIIESKNFGKLIQMEVGAMMVGKIVNYDKKYCHKGEEKGYFEFGGSTVIILFKDNQVIIDDDIIKNTNEDKETVVKLGETIGKKYSREVK
- a CDS encoding ParA family protein yields the protein MTKIIAITNQKGGVGKTTTSINLAAALAKAKNRVLLVDMDPQANATQGIGIDRDNIELSTYNIIVEECEMKDVIVPSYIAKLDVAPGSIDLAGADLELANIKRGREQRLKKAIDQIKDDYNYIIIDCPPALGLLNTNALTACDSVLIPVQCEYYALEGLTQLLNTILLTQSVFNPRLTIEGILLTMLDQRTNLGVEVSQEVRKYFKEKVYKTAIPRNIKLSEAPSEGLAIFDYDNNSEGARAYRDFAKEVCKRNAK
- a CDS encoding ParB/RepB/Spo0J family partition protein produces the protein MPSNTKKSTATKKSSTVKNKKLGKGLDAIFGGDISALIDDIEKNTPETKHINISLDEIRPNPYQPRKLFDEEKLEELAISIKEHGIFQPVILKSSIQGYEIVAGERRCRAAKKAGLSTVPAIIVDFTDDQMMEIALLENIQREDLNSIEEAKAYLSMMDKLGLTQEQLAKRIGKSRSYIANTLRLLQLPEMIQNYVLEGKMSMGHARCLITLPKEKAEALAKRCIDEGLSVRDVENVVKGIELGNSRKERPKVIKSKELVYVEGLLRKKFRTKIKVDENTLTIKYTDTKDLNRILELMGVIEES
- a CDS encoding DUF2232 domain-containing protein — encoded protein: MSGNKVKIMSQGAMLASLFGVLGLINIYTGSIFDIIFSYIMVLALAYYAYLYDYKAALSVLVVTFVVLFLVGEMFFALYASITLILGVFYGYCLHNNKSKRFSKYGLIVVSALKNFIIFFLMGGLLGIDVYKEGLEIYRDIMNVIPWLKNIVTPEIGFALLWIFMFVCESYVIRSYFDIIIGKLSKRNKC